TTCTTCTCTTTTGTCTCTGTCTTCTTCAGCTTGGTTTTGTCAAACCTGGCAATCTCTGTGAGATCTGGCTTGTCAGACATGCTAGCTGTCAATAGATATAGTAAATTTAATTGGAAATT
The Neoarius graeffei isolate fNeoGra1 chromosome 8, fNeoGra1.pri, whole genome shotgun sequence genome window above contains:
- the tmsb2 gene encoding thymosin beta-11 gives rise to the protein MSDKPDLTEIARFDKTKLKKTETKEKNPLPTKETIEQERKGDTSP